One segment of Pyricularia oryzae 70-15 chromosome 3, whole genome shotgun sequence DNA contains the following:
- a CDS encoding podosporapepsin yields MHYLLGIAGVVSIAALAAASPVENAIPGGVFTIPQQKNKHFKESTGLDALLHAFSKYNATLPPRLRAAVEINPRIRTKLRQRNNMFGSVLAVPPAPYDIEYMSAIRIGTPPQSINIAIDTGWVMSTDTPTDQQNGRPVYSPHNSTTSKLIPNATWSIAYGDGSGASGIAYTDRVQLGGARFDAQVVESATYASRSFTDDPWISGLMGLGMSWANTVRPQRAQTFTDNIKDKLASPVFTANLRAGRPGNYNFGFVNPNEYTGAIGWAPVIPARPWWEVRASGFGVGSAGPYLARPFAAIVDTGTTLLLLPEWMVKMYYAQVAGAAVDRYWGSWVFPCASALPDFRFVVGGIVGVVPGRYMRYWQYDDSMCYGGLQSSSGLGINVFGDVLLKAQFVVFDMGQMRVGFANKKLLS; encoded by the exons ATGCATTATCTACTGGGAATTGCCGGTGTAGTGTCCATTGCTGCTCTCGCTGCCGCCTCTCCAGTTGAGAATGCCATACCAGGTGGTGTATTCACCATCCCGCAACAGAAAAACAAGCACTTCAAAGAGAGCACGGGACTGGACGCTCTCCTCCATGCATTTTCCAAGTACAATGCAACCCTGCCGCCGAGGCTGCGTGCCGCGGTGGAGATAAATCCGCGGATTCGGACCAAGTTGCGACAGC GGAACAACATGTTTGGGTCTGTACTGGCCGTACCGCCGGCCCCTTATGACATTGAATATATGTCAGCCATTAGGATTGGTACACCGCCACAGAGTATAAACATCGCCATCGATACGGG ATGGGTCATGTCGACAGACACGCCCACCGACCAGCAAAACGGCCGACCAGTCTACTCACCGCACAATTCGACAACGAGCAAGCTCATCCCCAACGCGACGTGGTCCATCGCGTACGGGGACGGCTCGGGGGCCTCGGGCATCGCCTACACGGACCGGGTGCAGCTCGGCGGGGCCAGGTTCGACGCGCAGGTGGTGGAGTCGGCTACGTACGCGTCGAGGTCCTTCACCGATGACCCGTGGATCTCGGGCCTGATGGGTCTGGGCATGAGCTGGGCCAACACGGTGCGGCCGCAGCGGGCGCAGACTTTTACCGACAACATCAAGGACAAGCTGGCGTCGCCCGTCTTCACGGCGAACCTGCGGGCCGGCAGGCCCGGAAACTACAATTTCGGCTTCGTCAACCCAAACGAGTACACGGGTGCGATCGGCTGGGCACCCGTGATCCCGGCCCGTCCGTGGTGGGAGGTGCGGGCGTCTGGGTTCGGGGTTGGGAGCGCAGGGCCGTACCTGGCCAGGCCCTTCGCGGCCATCGTCGACACGGGCACGACGCTGCTCCTCCTGCCCGAGTGGATGGTCAAGATGTACTACGCACAGGTGGCTGGGGCCGCGGTGGACCGGTACTGGGGCTCATGGGTGTTTCCGTGCGCGTCGGCGCTGCCGGACTTCAGGTTCGTGGTGGGGGGAATCGTGGGCGTGGTCCCGGGAAGGTACATGCGGTATTGGCAGTACGACGACAGCATGTGCTACGGCGGCCTGCAGTCGAGCTCCGGGCTGGGGATTAATGTGTTTGGCGACGTGCTCCTCAAGGCGCAGTTTGTGGTTTTCGACATGGGCCAGATGAGGGTTGGGTTTGCGAACAAGAAGTTGCTGTCTTGA
- a CDS encoding endoglucanase II, giving the protein MKTTILTLCAASVASAHTIFSSLEVGGVNQGVGQGVRVPSYNGPITDVTSMSMACNGDPNPTQSTSKVITVQAGQDVTAVWRYMLSTTGTSPNDIMDSSHKGPTMAYLKKVSNAATDSGIGGGWFKIQEDGLPDGGQGLWGTEKVIQGQGKHKIRIPQCIAPGQYLLRAEMLALHGAGSPGGAQFYMECAQINVVGGTGTKTPSSTVSFPGAYKSSDPGVTLSIYWPVVTKYQIPGPPVFTC; this is encoded by the exons ATGAAGACCACCATCCTCACCCTCTGCGCCGCCAGCGTGGCGTCCGCGCACACCATCTTCTCGTCgctcgaggtcggcggcgtCAACCAGGGCGTCGGCCAGGGCGTGCGCGTGCCGTCGTACAACGGGCCCATCACCGACGTCACCAGCATGTCGATGGCCTGCAACGGCGACCCGAACCCGACCCAGTCCACCTCCAAGGTCATCACGGTCCAGGCCGGCCAGGACGTCACCGCCGTCTGGCGCTACATGCTCTCGACCACCGGCACCTCGCCCAACGACATCATGGACAGCAGCCACAAGGGCCCCACCATGGCCTACCTCAAGAAGGTCAGCAACGCCGCCACCGACAGcgggatcggcggcggttgGTTCAAGATCCAGGAGGACGGCCTGCCCGACGGTGGCCAGGGCCTCTGGGGTACCGAGAAGGTCATCCAGGGCCAGGGCAAGCACAAGATCAGGATCCCGCAGTGCATTGCGCCTGG TCAATACCTTCTCCGTGCCGAGATGCTGGCCCTGCACGGCGCCGGCAGCCCCGGTGGCGCCCAGTTCTACATGGAGTGCGCGCAGATCAACGTCGTCGGAGGCACTGGAACCAAGACCCCGTCGTCGACCGTCAGCTTCCCCGGTGCTTACAAG TCAAGCGACCCCGGCGTCACCCTGAGCATCTACTGGCCCGTCGTCACCAAGTACCAGATCCCCGGCCCTCCTGTCTTCACCTGCTAA
- a CDS encoding CMGC protein kinase, which yields MSSTGDASGEESSSEYDSLSDEEFIKEESVSPEPESPKEFPKTGFKLLDPNIKIEEERFAYYDSGIFYHVHIGDVLNDRYQVITKLGYGSVSTTWLAKDLKEHRYVTLKVYVHGESSSEFNCYYHLTSSGLVSESTHRGRLSIRIAESRFQVFGPKGAHDVFVLLPLSLCVRALQLQLEDRLFREAIVVMISQSVLHALDYLHTHAKVIHCDVHGGNILLKFSDDSAVSLYEQVEFNSPSPRKICPDGRIIHTSRQIYNSRPTAILCDFSSARICRLDQPQTGLPPMPEQYRPPEVILGMEFGYKIDMWCFAIATFRMLTNRSIFPLYTEDDPLNEARHLAAMQALMGPPPLSFYQKSERAHLYWDDNCEWVGPVDLFPSTFTLESMLPRPLQGEKAVLFLDFMNKILRWEPEERLDAASALKHPWAHRHSTENGLVPIEN from the exons ATGTCCTCGACGGGTGATGCTTCCGGCGAGGAATCCTCGTCCGAGTACGATTCTCTGTCAGACGAGGAATTCATCAAGGAAGAATCTGTCAGCCCAGAGCCCGAGAGCCCCAAGGAGTTCCCAAAGACGGGATTCAAGCTTCTCGACCCAAACATCAAGATTGAAGAGGAGCGCTTTGCGTATTATGACTCGGGTATCTTCTATCACGTCCACATCGGTGATGTATTGAACGACCGATACCAAGTCATCACAAAGCTTGGCTACGGCTCCGTGTCTACCACATGGCTCGCAAAGGATCTCAA AGAGCATCGATACGTCACGCTCAAGGTCTATGTCCATGGCGAGTCGAGCTCCGAGTTCAACTGCTACTATCACCTGACCAGCAGCGGCCTTGTGTCTGAGAGTACTCATCGTGGCCGACTCTCCATTCGGATCGCGGAAAGCCGCTTCCAGGTGTTTGGACCAAAAGGCGCGCACGACGTCTTTGTCCTGCTACCCTTGAGCCTCTGCGTGAGAGCTCTGCAGCTTCAGCTGGAGGACAGATTATTCCGCGAGGCGATTGTCGTGATGATCTCTCAGTCGGTTCTTCACGCCCTCGACTACCTTCATACTCATGCCAAGGTCATTCACTGCG ACGTCCATGGTGGCAACATTCTGCTCAAGTTCAGCGACGACTCTGCCGTCTCGCTGTACGAGCAGGTCGAGTTCAACAGCCCATCGCCAAGAAAGATTTGCCCCGATGGTCGTATCATCCACACGAGCCGTCAGATCTACAACTCTCGGCCCACTGCCATTCTTTGCGACTTTAGCAGCGCCCGGATCTGCCGGCTCGACCAGCCCCAGACCGGCCTGCCGCCCATGCCTGAGCAGTATCGACCTCCCGAGGTGATTCTCGGCATGGAATTCGGCTACAAGATTGACATGTGGTGCTTTGCTATTGCA ACCTTCCGCATGCTCACAAACCGCTCCATATTTCCCCTCTACACCGAGGACGACCCTCTCAACGAGGCTCGGCACCTCGCCGCCATGCAGGCGCTCATGGGCCCCCCTCCCTTGAGCTTCTACCAAAAGAGCGAGAGGGCGCACCTCTACTGGGATGACAACTGCGAGTGGGTCGGTCCCGTCGACCTCTTCCCCTCCACGTTCACCCTGGAGAGCATGCTGCCCAGACCCCTGCAGGGCGAGAAGGCCGTCCTGTTCTTGGACTTTATGAACAAGATACTCCGCTGGGAGCCCGAGGAGCGCCTCGATGCTGCTTCTGCTCTGAAGCACCCCTGGGCTCACCGCCACTCTACCGAGAACGGCCTTGTGCCCATTGAGAACTGA
- a CDS encoding general alpha-glucoside permease yields MATAEDKVTIKANWRVFVACGIIILSPFQYGIDFGLIGGLQAMPGFLKIFGHPAPHLLPKIGWNLSPVRQQLISSLMTLGAFASSVCAGPAAARLSRRWCLWIASVLCCVANVMMMVTEDINVLYVGRLVIGLANGWFMTFSQLYIQETSPAKYRGLFLAAFQFCTSFGTLVGTVINWATAPIPNKNAYLIPLGLIYIVPVILCIAMVFIPESPRWLILQDRIDEGTAALAWLRPQGHDVAAEVAEIRTAIDRERELASGVGAWDMFRKPVDRRRTLLSVSAVTLQAASGSMFIIAYKQYFFTMAEVADPFAMGCVLSAVGLAALVINACIVVRYGRRRVLIGWGLVLCGVLQLIIAVVYQVYGRSVTTGNVLVALSCLYMMSYNGLISAYAWLCGGEIPSQRLRSYTFGLAAAVGFFFAWLTTFTAPYFINPDSLNWGPQYGYIWFPSAVVGAVWVWFFLPETKGRTLEEIDEMFEAKLAPRKFRKYQRVGAVPEGKRVDDDLETVGQAEAQAVTVASKAA; encoded by the exons ATGGCCACTGCAGAAGACAAGGTCACCATCAAAGCCAACTGGCGAGTGTTTGTCGCATGCGGAATCATCATCCTTTCGCCGTTTCAGTATGGGATTGATTTTGGTCTGATCGGGGGCCTGCAGGCAATGCCCGGCTTTCTCAAG ATCTTTGGTCACCCTGCACCACACCTTCTGCCCAAGATCGGCTGGAACCTGTCGCCGGTCCGCCAGCAGCTCATCTCTTCGCTCATGACGCTGGGGGCTTTTGCAAGCTCCGTCTGCGCGGGCCCGGCCGCGGCCAGACTCTCGCGGCGCTGGTGCCTGTGGATCGCGTCGGTGCTCTGCTGCGTGGCAAACGTCATGATGATGGTCACCGAGGACATCAATGTGCTCTACGTCGGAAGGCTGGTGATTGGGCTAGCAAACGGCTGGTTTATGACATTTTCGCAGTTGTACATCCAGGAGACGAGCCCGGCAAAGTATCGGGGGCTCTTCCTGGCTGCCTTTCAGTTTTGTACTTCTTTT GGCACCCTCGTCGGAACCGTCATCAACTGGGCCACTGCCCCCATCCCAAACAAGAACGCATACCTGATCCCGCTCGGCCTCATCTACATCGTGCCCGTGATCCTCTGCATAGCCATGGTCTTCATCCCCGAGTCGCCGCGGTGGCTGATCCTGCAGGACCGCATCGACGAGGGGACGGCCGCGCTCGCCTGGCTGCGCCCGCAGGGCCACGACGTGGCGGCCGAGGTGGCCGAGATCCGCACGGCCATCGACCGCGAAAGGGAGCTGGCCAGCGGGGTGGGGGCCTGGGACATGTTCAGGAAGCCCGTCGACCGGCGGCGCACGCTGCTATCCGTCTCGGCCGTCACGCTGCAGGCCGCGTCGGGCTCCATGTTCATCATCGCCTACAAGCAGTACTTTTTCACCATGGCCGAGGTCGCCGACCCGTTCGCCATGGGCTGCGTGCTCAGCGCCGTGGGTCTGGCCGCGCTAGTCATCAACGCCTGCATCGTCGTCAGGTACGGGAGGAGGCGCGTGCTGATCGGTTGGGGCTTGGTGCTGTGCGGCGTGCTGCAGCTCATCATCGCCGTGGTTTATCAGGTTTACGGGCGGTCGGTCACGACGGGGAATGTATTGGTCGCGCTGTCGTGTCTGTACATGATGAGTTACAAT GGTCTCATCTCGGCCTACGCGTGGCTATGTGGCGGAGAAATCCCCTCCCAGCGTCTGCGCAGCTACACGTTTGGTCTCGCTGCCGCTGTCGGCTTCTTTTTTGCATGGCTGACAACCTTTACGGCACCATACTTTATCAACCCCGACTCGCTCAACTGGGGTCCTCAGTACGGATACATCTGGTTCCCGTCAGCCGTGGTCGGTGCCGTATGGGTCTGGTTCTTTCTGCCCGAGACAAAGGGCCGCACGTTGGAAGAGATTGACGAGATG TTCGAGGCCAAGCTCGCTCCGAGAAAGTTCAGAAAATATCAACGCGTGGGCGCCGTACCAGAGGGCAAAAGGGTGGACGATGATTTGGAGACGGTTGGTCAAGCGGAGGCTCAGGCGGTCACGGTGGCTAGCAAGGCAGCATGA